In the genome of Oncorhynchus clarkii lewisi isolate Uvic-CL-2024 chromosome 4, UVic_Ocla_1.0, whole genome shotgun sequence, one region contains:
- the LOC139407491 gene encoding E3 ubiquitin-protein ligase TRIM33-like, which yields MAAAARRRHGNMPQRRATLLPRGFQRSMAKRVTSTATERQPTGKTETTGPNLVTTAGAPRQTTQQPGTIQPCGIEMGPGWTFICKAKMSPSSPQQRQNHPDTTIAPLTVCQTEPDIQSSHVWVHSGKNREADGNNRTIAASLERIRIHPESQRILGSSCVATVRLERLRIKLDPGQSVALSMVPPLVSLVSLLRQPHSELLTEDAAAHLPAVITPEEHVQQTGSSLDFQQSSANREESSGSEPGASGMEPTQTQGPLWTEPPHLQERPALPSPPIGQAPESDLVLDLESESESELVPGLKSGSDSLEIESGLEPKSELNLPMELDSKLESETKLESDWEPADGEGSEGGHVGQFAPIDGSIVSQEQPENEKGAAGMESEDFCAVCFNGGDLLCCDGCPKVYHLSCHIPPLRSSPLGDWVCTLCRSDQEPGVGYDCETIHPSTDHQGAGKPYTLSSLDQRRCEKLTLLLSSHVLSAPFQEPVSPLARHYYQIIKRPMDLSVIRRKLDQRNTLHYFTAQQFVDDVLLMFRNCATFNYPDSEVANAGRNLEVFFLSKLREVFPSQAFPTLTQDRAKGNSLAWLNRKRRDYHRKKKRGHFLDF from the exons ATGGCAGCGGCGGCCCGCAGGCGCCATGGCAACATGCCCCAAAGGCGGGCGACTTTGTTGCCGCGGGGATTCCAGCGCTCCATGGCCAAACGGGTGACATCGACAGCAACGGAGAGACAGCCCACTGGGAAGACTGAGACTACTGGCCCAAACCTGGTAACCACAGCAGGTGCACCGAGGCAGACAACACAGCAG CCTGGCACTATTCAGCCCTGTGGGATAGAAATGGGGCCAGGTTGGACATTTATCTGCAAAGCCAAGATGTCCCCCTCATCCCCTCAGCAGCGTCAAAATCACCCTGACACAACCATCGCTCCTTTGACAGTCTGTCAGACAGAGCCCGACATACAGAGTTCTCATG TATGGGTCCATAGTGGGAAGAACAGAGAGGCTGATGGGAATAACAGAACCATAGCAGCTTCACTGGAGAGAATCAG GATCCATCCAGAGTCCCAGAGGATTTTGGGCAGTTCCTGTGTAGCCACTGTGCGTCTGGAGCGTCTGAGGATCAAACTTGACCCCGGACAGTCAGTTGCCCTGTCAATGGTACCGCCACTGGTGTCTTTGGTGTCACTGTTACGCCAACCACACTCAGAGTTGCTGACTGAGGACGCTGCGGCGCATCTGCCGGCAGTCATTACCCCAGAGGAGCATGTCCAACAG ACAGGGTCCAGTCTGGATTTCCAGCAGAGTTCAGCAAACAGAGAAGAGTCATCTGGATCAGAACCAGGGGCCTCAGGGATGGAGCCAACACAAACACAGGGGCCCCTTTGGACTGAACCACCACACCTTCAGGAGAGACCTGCACTCCCATCGCCCCCTATAGGACAAGCACCAGAATCAGATCTAGTACTCGACTTGGAGTCTGAATCGGAGTCTGAATTGGTTCCAGGTCTGAAATCTGGCTCAGATTCACTGGAAATAGAATCAGGCCTGGAGCCAAAGTCAGAACTGAATCTGCCAATGGAGTTAGATTCAAAGTTGGAATCAGAAACAAAACTGGAATCTGATTGGGAGCCTGCAGATGGGGAGGGCAGTGAGGGGGGTCATGTGGGGCAGTTCGCACCTATCGATGGGTCTATCGTGTCCCAGGAGCAGCCTGAGAACGAGAAAGGGgcagcagggatggagagtgaggatTTCTGTGCGGTGTGCTTCAATGGGGGTGACTTGCTGTGCTGCGATGGCTGCCCTAAGGTCTACCACCTCTCCTGCCACATACCACCCCTCCGAagctccccact gGGCGACTGGGTGTGCACATTGTGCCGGAGTGACCAAGAACCTGGGGTGGGCTATGACTGTGAGACCATACATCCCTCGACAGACCACCAGGGGGCAGGCAAACCATACACACTGTCCAGCCTGGACCAAAGA AGGTGTGAGAAGCTGACTCTTCTGTTGTCCAGCCACGTCCTCAGTGCTCCATTCCAGGAGCCTGTCAGCCCACTG GCTCGTCATTACTACCAGATCATCAAGAGGCCGATGGACCTATCAGTGATCAGGAGGAAGCTGGACCAGAGGAACACTCTTCACTACTTCACAGCCCAGCAGTTTGTGGACGACGTCCTACTCATGTTCAGGAACTGTGCAACTTTCAATTAT CCGGATTCTGAGGTCGCCAACGCAGGCCGTAACCTGGAGGTGTTCTTCCTGTCCAAGCTGAGGGAGGTGTTTCCCAGCCAAGCCTTCCCCACGCTGACCCAGGACAGAGCGAAAGGGAACAGTCTCGCTTGGCTgaacaggaaaaggagggacTACCACAGGAAGAAGAAACGAGGTCACTTCCTTGACTTCTGA